In Deltaproteobacteria bacterium, a genomic segment contains:
- a CDS encoding putative nucleotide-diphospho-sugar transferase, translating to MIILTGANSDKAKDDAGNIYRNFSFRGVIGETVEKAESLGYKPVVYDLGNLGRGEPFSVHDESFAEKGYYERDVQGSYKSKSLFKPEMVKYCMKQYDDLVVYLDGDAQLLDNIDEVKSDDYDIGVTLRDASELENEWHQEHFEIVKYVNAGVIFFNNTKGTKDFLDLWTKATDDVGNDQKALNKLTCPDDYPEPYSVHVVNGFRIKFFPCKAYNYYYFEEGWFPNVKILHFKGPVRHFYPFNRKKRLYCASVIPVRNKLRDFIKKILPS from the coding sequence ATGATTATTTTAACAGGGGCAAATAGTGATAAGGCTAAAGATGATGCCGGTAATATTTACAGGAATTTCAGCTTTAGAGGCGTTATCGGTGAAACCGTTGAAAAGGCGGAAAGCCTGGGTTACAAGCCCGTCGTATACGACCTTGGAAACCTCGGCAGGGGAGAACCTTTTTCGGTGCACGATGAGTCCTTTGCAGAAAAAGGTTACTATGAGAGGGATGTTCAGGGATCTTATAAGTCCAAGTCACTTTTTAAACCTGAAATGGTTAAATATTGTATGAAGCAGTATGACGATTTGGTGGTCTATCTCGATGGCGATGCGCAGCTGCTCGATAATATTGATGAGGTAAAGAGTGATGATTACGATATTGGAGTGACACTGCGCGATGCCTCGGAACTGGAAAATGAATGGCACCAGGAACATTTTGAAATTGTAAAATATGTTAATGCCGGTGTTATTTTTTTTAATAACACAAAAGGCACAAAAGATTTTCTCGACTTATGGACCAAAGCGACGGATGACGTCGGTAATGACCAGAAAGCATTGAATAAATTGACTTGTCCCGATGATTATCCGGAACCTTACAGCGTTCATGTCGTTAATGGCTTTCGGATCAAGTTTTTTCCCTGCAAAGCCTATAATTATTATTACTTTGAAGAGGGATGGTTCCCAAATGTAAAAATATTGCACTTTAAAGGACCGGTGCGTCATTTTTATCCCTTTAACCGGAAGAAAAGGCTCTATTGCGCATCTGTTATTCCTGTAAGAAATAAACTGAGGGACTTCATAAAAAAAATCCTTCCTTCATAA
- a CDS encoding glycosyltransferase family 4 protein — MQRKVNVLQLGSPSGLYGAEMWIIALIKHLDPEKIRSYVASIRDEAGSDVPLCVKTEKLGFSSCIIESYGRVNFSGVNKLRAFIKENAIDILHTHGYKTDLTGLFAVRGTSCKIVTTPHGWTKDPDLKLLVYEMIDRLAFPLFDAVVPLSHDLFSSLRRIPGLKGKLHLVNNSVDTSEINEVSSVASEISSLKEGGAFVIGYIGRLTPGKGLDVLIKSVAHHGEPNWHVAIIGEGEQEKELKSMVMELNLTDKVTFFGFRPDRLAFLKGFDLFVLPSRSEGIPRCIMEAMGAGVAVVASDIPGCRYLVENEKTGLLFETDNPASLASEIKKIQSHHGLKQAFSDEGKKKINAKFSAARMAREYEELFLELAERR, encoded by the coding sequence ATGCAACGGAAAGTAAATGTGCTGCAACTGGGCAGCCCCTCCGGTCTTTATGGCGCAGAAATGTGGATAATCGCGCTCATTAAGCACCTTGATCCTGAAAAAATACGTTCTTATGTCGCTTCAATAAGGGATGAAGCCGGAAGTGATGTTCCGCTTTGCGTCAAAACGGAAAAACTCGGTTTTTCAAGCTGCATTATTGAATCTTACGGGAGGGTCAACTTTTCAGGCGTAAATAAACTCCGGGCCTTTATTAAAGAGAATGCAATAGATATTTTGCATACCCATGGCTACAAAACGGACCTGACAGGACTTTTCGCTGTCAGGGGGACTTCATGTAAAATTGTAACGACCCCCCACGGCTGGACAAAGGACCCTGATCTTAAATTATTAGTATATGAAATGATTGATCGTCTTGCTTTCCCCCTTTTTGACGCCGTTGTTCCCCTTTCTCATGATCTTTTCTCTTCATTAAGGCGCATTCCGGGTTTGAAGGGTAAACTGCATCTGGTAAATAACAGTGTTGATACGAGCGAGATTAATGAAGTATCCTCCGTAGCTTCAGAGATATCCTCTCTGAAAGAAGGAGGGGCATTTGTCATCGGTTATATCGGCCGCCTGACTCCCGGAAAGGGTCTCGACGTATTGATTAAATCTGTTGCTCACCATGGCGAACCGAACTGGCATGTGGCAATTATTGGAGAGGGTGAACAGGAAAAGGAACTGAAATCAATGGTCATGGAATTAAACTTGACTGATAAAGTGACTTTTTTCGGTTTCAGGCCCGACCGGCTTGCTTTTCTGAAAGGTTTTGACCTCTTTGTTTTACCTTCCCGTTCGGAAGGTATTCCACGGTGTATTATGGAGGCAATGGGGGCCGGTGTCGCTGTTGTCGCTTCCGATATTCCCGGTTGCCGTTATCTTGTGGAAAATGAAAAGACGGGGCTTTTGTTCGAAACAGATAATCCTGCAAGCCTGGCCTCTGAAATTAAAAAAATACAATCTCATCATGGCTTGAAGCAGGCCTTCAGTGATGAGGGAAAGAAAAAAATTAATGCGAAATTTTCTGCGGCCCGAATGGCGCGGGAATATGAAGAACTTTTCCTTGAGCTGGCTGAAAGAAGGTAA
- a CDS encoding glycosyltransferase family 2 protein — translation MTKNNTQLSLIILSWNSRHHIERCLPSLLSALDKPEVKAEIFIVDNGSTDGSVELLKNYEKDHEGIIKPIYLDSNRGTTYSRNLALKEAAGKYIVIMDSDVELRANIMERLIHVLESEKNAGLVVPRLVYGNGSLQKSTDTFPTLWRKIFRYFFLKKIENREDKKPEEENIRKVDYAISAFWLFRKEVLRDVGFLDEKIFYAPEDVDYCLRLWKKGYEILYVPHLYAVHHAQEISRGFKFNKAMREHIKGLIYYFVKHRYFFQRPKFY, via the coding sequence ATGACGAAAAATAATACTCAACTATCGCTGATCATTTTATCCTGGAATTCAAGGCATCATATTGAGAGATGTTTGCCCTCTCTTTTAAGCGCTCTTGATAAGCCGGAAGTGAAGGCTGAAATCTTTATTGTCGATAACGGTTCTACAGACGGCTCGGTAGAACTTCTGAAAAACTATGAAAAAGACCATGAAGGAATCATTAAGCCAATATACCTGGACAGCAACAGGGGAACGACCTATTCCCGCAACCTGGCCCTTAAAGAGGCTGCAGGCAAATATATTGTCATTATGGATTCGGACGTCGAACTGCGTGCTAATATCATGGAGCGTTTGATCCATGTCCTGGAAAGTGAGAAAAATGCCGGGCTGGTTGTGCCCCGCCTGGTTTACGGGAATGGCTCGCTTCAAAAATCGACAGATACTTTCCCCACGCTCTGGAGAAAGATATTCCGTTATTTTTTTCTAAAAAAGATTGAAAACAGGGAAGATAAAAAGCCCGAAGAGGAAAATATTAGAAAAGTGGATTATGCAATATCTGCTTTCTGGCTTTTTCGAAAAGAGGTTTTAAGGGACGTCGGGTTTTTGGATGAAAAAATATTTTATGCGCCTGAAGATGTTGATTATTGTCTCAGACTATGGAAAAAAGGGTATGAGATTTTGTATGTGCCCCATCTTTATGCCGTCCATCATGCCCAGGAAATTTCAAGAGGTTTTAAATTCAACAAAGCCATGAGAGAACATATTAAAGGGCTTATTTATTATTTTGTAAAACACAGGTATTTTTTCCAAAGACCAAAGTTTTATTAA